A single region of the Amphiprion ocellaris isolate individual 3 ecotype Okinawa chromosome 4, ASM2253959v1, whole genome shotgun sequence genome encodes:
- the LOC111582733 gene encoding interleukin enhancer-binding factor 3-like isoform X2, with product MAAPPMWDEHQAYEELLYWDSLIQQGHRLLPPDFDRYEELRYWYDCLCYEEELRQYHDYIAAIEEIEDQRHHEETQIPRSHTGPYDRLVMAKHSEVYPSPEELEAVQTIVSHVECALKSVSDQVDTLKDVKETTEAVNASDGAQERVLRGVMRVGLVAKGLLLKGDKDLELVLLCSNKPTITLLKQVAEKLTAQLETISAGTYSVNPCPGDAGIVVTSTKESALTLIIHLTSPLVRAEQESKTAEEEEEMRTVNDPPDVLDRQKCLTALASLRHAKWFQAKVNDLTSAVIVIRILRDLCIRVPTWTPLSGWPLELLVEKAISTSERPMGAGESLRRVLECVASGILLEDGPGIKDPCEKDPVGATAYLTVQQCEDITQSAQFALRLCAFGQMHKVLGMDSKLIKPRKLMGAGGKDGAAQIAGHFSLPPKRSYSEVEKEEDEPHLNSKQRKFLKFQKRFQRKSFTDDLTMNAVMRLNQYRPGLEYRLTSQTGPVHEPVFTMAVDLNGKTYEATGPSKRAAKLNVATKVLQDLGLPIGSESKSESSGDAEGSQESVKAATSSTTSEDTGQGPILTKNGKNPVMELNEKRRSLKYELSAETGGSHEKCFVMEVEVDGQKFKGRGSNKKEAKAYAALAALEKLFPDDSGVSNINRNVSKKKVTYTDMHIPGFGTIRGIPSDSGSRGWGPNRGGRGRGRGKPFPSGPSYNKNKLYGNNAATAKPTGPSVSGSSVGYGTFYPESSATFSSPPASSTNNSTTKAESYQSMPPPADQESPYSYGYGDEKKKMLTQSQSEGQSGGGDYSMYSTAYPSSVTGGQGYNNSYGWGGNQSSWGNQQGYGLYQGFGGQNQGSYSGYNDMNY from the exons ATGGCGGCCCCACCAATGTGGGACGAGCACCAGGCGTATGAAGAGCTGCTGTACTGGGACAGTCTGATCCAACAGGGCCACCGGCTGCTGCCGCCAGACTTTGACAG ATACGAGGAGCTGCGGTACTGGTACGACTGTCTGTGCTACGAGGAGGAGCTGAGGCAATACCACGACTACATCGCTGCTATCGAGGAGATTGAGGATCAACGTCATcatgag GAAACTCAAATCCCCCGGTCACACACAGGGCCATATGATCGCCTTGTGATGGCGAAACACTCTGAAGTGTACCCCTCACCAGAGGAGCTGGAGGCGGTGCAGACAATCGTCTCACACGTGGAATGTGCCCTGAAATCCGTTTCTGACCAGGTGGATACTCTAAAAGATGTCAAAGAAACTACAGAGGCAGTAAA TGCAAGTGATGGTGCGCAAGAGCGTGTCCTTCGTGGTGTCATGAGGGTCGGGCTGGTGGCCAAAGGACTGCTGCTGAAGGGGGACAAGGACCTGGAACTTGTGCTGCTTTGCTCCAACAAACCCACAATTACTCTGCTTAAACAAGTGGCTGAAAAGCTAACTGCCCAGTTAGAG ACCATTTCAGCTGGGACATATTCAGTAAACCCGTGTCCAGGAGATGCAGGCATTGTTGTGACAAGCACCAAGGAGTCAGCCCTGACTCTCATTATCCACCTGACATCACCTCTTGTCAGAGCAGAGCAAGAGAGTAAAactgctgaagaagaagaag AAATGCGAACAGTCAACGATCCGCCGGACGTTCTGGACAGGCAGAAATGCCTAACTGCCTTGGCGTCTCTCCGCCACGCCAAGTGGTTCCAG GCGAAAGTCAACGACCTGACTTCTGCTGTCATTGTGATCCGGATCTTGAGGGACTTGTGTATCCGTGTTCCTACGTGGACGCCCCTCTCAGGATGG CCTCTTGAACTGCTGGTAGAGAAGGCTATTAGTACATCTGAGAGACCAATGGGAGCGGGAGAGTCTCTTCGCAGGGTTTTGGAGTGCGTTGCTTCTGGAATCCTCTTGGAAG ATGGTCCTGGAATTAAAGATCCATGTGAGAAGGACCCGGTCGGTGCCACTGCATACCTGACTGTGCAGCAATGTGAAGACATCACACAGAGTGCTCAG TTTGCCTTGAGGCTGTGTGCATTTGGACAGATGCACAAGGTGTTGGGGATGGACAGTAAACTTATCAAGCCACGGAAATTGATGGGAGCCGGCGGCAAAGATGGCGCAG cCCAGATAGCCGGACACTTCAGCCTGCCACCTAAGAGATCTTACTCAGAGGTGGAGAAGGAAGAGGACGAGCCCCATCTCAACAGCAAACAGAGGAAGTTTCTCAAGTTCCAGAAGCGTTTTCAGAGGAAATCAT TCACCGATGATCTTACCATGAATGCTGTGATGCGTCTGAACCAGTACAGACCCGGCCTGGAGTACCGACTGACGTCCCAAACTGGTCCAGTCCATGAGCCGGTCTTTACGATGGCTGTTGACCTAAATGGGAAAACTTACGAGGCGACAGGGCCTTCAAAGCGTGCCGCCAAACTGAACGTAGCCACCAAG GTCCTGCAAGATCTCGGTCTTCCAATAGGTTCAGAATCTAAATCAGAGTCCAGTGGTGATGCTGAAGGAAGCCAGGAATCGGTTAAAGCTGCTACGAGTTCCACTACATCAGAAGAT ACTGGTCAGGGTCCCATCTTGACTAAAAATGGCAAGAATCCTGTGATGGAGCTGAATGAGAAGCGCCGCAGCCTGAAGTATGAGCTTTCTGCAGAGACGGGAGGCTCCCATGAAAAGTGCTTTGTCATGGAG gtgGAAGTCGATGGGCAGAAGTTTAAAGGAAGAGGCTCTAATAAGAAGGAAGCTAAGGCCTACGCTGCCCTCGCTGCTCTAGAGAAGCTCTTCCCAGATGACAGCGGAGTGTCAAACATcaacagaaatgtttcaaagaAGAAGGTCACCTACACCGACATG CACATCCCAGGGTTCGGCACCATCCGCGGCATTCCTTCAGACTCTGGGTCCCGTGGTTGGGGTCCCAACAGGGGAGGTCGAGGACGGGGCCGAGGCAAACCGTTTCCCTCAGGACCCAGCTACAACAAGA ATAAACTATATGGAAATAACGCAGCCACGGCTAAACCCACCGGCCCCAGCGTCTCAGGCAGCAGCGTCGGCTACGGCACCTTTTACCCCGAGAGCAGCGCCACCTTCTCATCCCCACCAGCCTCCAGCACCAACAACAGCACCACGAAGGCAGAAAGCTACCAGTCCATGCCTCCTCCCGCCGATCAGGAGAGTCCGTACAGCTACGGGTACGGAGACGAGAAGAAGAAGATGCTGACCCAAAGTCAGAGCGAGGGCCAGAGTGGCGGAGGAGATTATTCTATGTACAGCACTGCTTACCCCAGCTCGGTGACCGGGGGACAGGGGTATAATAATAGTTATG GCTGGGGGGGAAACCAGTCGTCTTGGGGGAATCAGCAGGGATATGGTTTATATCAGGGCTTCGGAGGACAGAACCAAGGCTCATACTCTGGATACAATGACATGAATTACTGA
- the LOC111582733 gene encoding interleukin enhancer-binding factor 3-like isoform X1, translated as MAAPPMWDEHQAYEELLYWDSLIQQGHRLLPPDFDRYEELRYWYDCLCYEEELRQYHDYIAAIEEIEDQRHHEETQIPRSHTGPYDRLVMAKHSEVYPSPEELEAVQTIVSHVECALKSVSDQVDTLKDVKETTEAVNASDGAQERVLRGVMRVGLVAKGLLLKGDKDLELVLLCSNKPTITLLKQVAEKLTAQLETISAGTYSVNPCPGDAGIVVTSTKESALTLIIHLTSPLVRAEQESKTAEEEEEMRTVNDPPDVLDRQKCLTALASLRHAKWFQAKVNDLTSAVIVIRILRDLCIRVPTWTPLSGWPLELLVEKAISTSERPMGAGESLRRVLECVASGILLEDGPGIKDPCEKDPVGATAYLTVQQCEDITQSAQFALRLCAFGQMHKVLGMDSKLIKPRKLMGAGGKDGAAQIAGHFSLPPKRSYSEVEKEEDEPHLNSKQRKFLKFQKRFQRKSFTDDLTMNAVMRLNQYRPGLEYRLTSQTGPVHEPVFTMAVDLNGKTYEATGPSKRAAKLNVATKVLQDLGLPIGSESKSESSGDAEGSQESVKAATSSTTSEDTGQGPILTKNGKNPVMELNEKRRSLKYELSAETGGSHEKCFVMEVEVDGQKFKGRGSNKKEAKAYAALAALEKLFPDDSGVSNINRNVSKKKVTYTDMHIPGFGTIRGIPSDSGSRGWGPNRGGRGRGRGKPFPSGPSYNKTNYSYESSTGSGYHKLYGNNAATAKPTGPSVSGSSVGYGTFYPESSATFSSPPASSTNNSTTKAESYQSMPPPADQESPYSYGYGDEKKKMLTQSQSEGQSGGGDYSMYSTAYPSSVTGGQGYNNSYGWGGNQSSWGNQQGYGLYQGFGGQNQGSYSGYNDMNY; from the exons ATGGCGGCCCCACCAATGTGGGACGAGCACCAGGCGTATGAAGAGCTGCTGTACTGGGACAGTCTGATCCAACAGGGCCACCGGCTGCTGCCGCCAGACTTTGACAG ATACGAGGAGCTGCGGTACTGGTACGACTGTCTGTGCTACGAGGAGGAGCTGAGGCAATACCACGACTACATCGCTGCTATCGAGGAGATTGAGGATCAACGTCATcatgag GAAACTCAAATCCCCCGGTCACACACAGGGCCATATGATCGCCTTGTGATGGCGAAACACTCTGAAGTGTACCCCTCACCAGAGGAGCTGGAGGCGGTGCAGACAATCGTCTCACACGTGGAATGTGCCCTGAAATCCGTTTCTGACCAGGTGGATACTCTAAAAGATGTCAAAGAAACTACAGAGGCAGTAAA TGCAAGTGATGGTGCGCAAGAGCGTGTCCTTCGTGGTGTCATGAGGGTCGGGCTGGTGGCCAAAGGACTGCTGCTGAAGGGGGACAAGGACCTGGAACTTGTGCTGCTTTGCTCCAACAAACCCACAATTACTCTGCTTAAACAAGTGGCTGAAAAGCTAACTGCCCAGTTAGAG ACCATTTCAGCTGGGACATATTCAGTAAACCCGTGTCCAGGAGATGCAGGCATTGTTGTGACAAGCACCAAGGAGTCAGCCCTGACTCTCATTATCCACCTGACATCACCTCTTGTCAGAGCAGAGCAAGAGAGTAAAactgctgaagaagaagaag AAATGCGAACAGTCAACGATCCGCCGGACGTTCTGGACAGGCAGAAATGCCTAACTGCCTTGGCGTCTCTCCGCCACGCCAAGTGGTTCCAG GCGAAAGTCAACGACCTGACTTCTGCTGTCATTGTGATCCGGATCTTGAGGGACTTGTGTATCCGTGTTCCTACGTGGACGCCCCTCTCAGGATGG CCTCTTGAACTGCTGGTAGAGAAGGCTATTAGTACATCTGAGAGACCAATGGGAGCGGGAGAGTCTCTTCGCAGGGTTTTGGAGTGCGTTGCTTCTGGAATCCTCTTGGAAG ATGGTCCTGGAATTAAAGATCCATGTGAGAAGGACCCGGTCGGTGCCACTGCATACCTGACTGTGCAGCAATGTGAAGACATCACACAGAGTGCTCAG TTTGCCTTGAGGCTGTGTGCATTTGGACAGATGCACAAGGTGTTGGGGATGGACAGTAAACTTATCAAGCCACGGAAATTGATGGGAGCCGGCGGCAAAGATGGCGCAG cCCAGATAGCCGGACACTTCAGCCTGCCACCTAAGAGATCTTACTCAGAGGTGGAGAAGGAAGAGGACGAGCCCCATCTCAACAGCAAACAGAGGAAGTTTCTCAAGTTCCAGAAGCGTTTTCAGAGGAAATCAT TCACCGATGATCTTACCATGAATGCTGTGATGCGTCTGAACCAGTACAGACCCGGCCTGGAGTACCGACTGACGTCCCAAACTGGTCCAGTCCATGAGCCGGTCTTTACGATGGCTGTTGACCTAAATGGGAAAACTTACGAGGCGACAGGGCCTTCAAAGCGTGCCGCCAAACTGAACGTAGCCACCAAG GTCCTGCAAGATCTCGGTCTTCCAATAGGTTCAGAATCTAAATCAGAGTCCAGTGGTGATGCTGAAGGAAGCCAGGAATCGGTTAAAGCTGCTACGAGTTCCACTACATCAGAAGAT ACTGGTCAGGGTCCCATCTTGACTAAAAATGGCAAGAATCCTGTGATGGAGCTGAATGAGAAGCGCCGCAGCCTGAAGTATGAGCTTTCTGCAGAGACGGGAGGCTCCCATGAAAAGTGCTTTGTCATGGAG gtgGAAGTCGATGGGCAGAAGTTTAAAGGAAGAGGCTCTAATAAGAAGGAAGCTAAGGCCTACGCTGCCCTCGCTGCTCTAGAGAAGCTCTTCCCAGATGACAGCGGAGTGTCAAACATcaacagaaatgtttcaaagaAGAAGGTCACCTACACCGACATG CACATCCCAGGGTTCGGCACCATCCGCGGCATTCCTTCAGACTCTGGGTCCCGTGGTTGGGGTCCCAACAGGGGAGGTCGAGGACGGGGCCGAGGCAAACCGTTTCCCTCAGGACCCAGCTACAACAAGA CCAACTACAGTTATGAGAGCAGCACTGGCTCTGGCTATC ATAAACTATATGGAAATAACGCAGCCACGGCTAAACCCACCGGCCCCAGCGTCTCAGGCAGCAGCGTCGGCTACGGCACCTTTTACCCCGAGAGCAGCGCCACCTTCTCATCCCCACCAGCCTCCAGCACCAACAACAGCACCACGAAGGCAGAAAGCTACCAGTCCATGCCTCCTCCCGCCGATCAGGAGAGTCCGTACAGCTACGGGTACGGAGACGAGAAGAAGAAGATGCTGACCCAAAGTCAGAGCGAGGGCCAGAGTGGCGGAGGAGATTATTCTATGTACAGCACTGCTTACCCCAGCTCGGTGACCGGGGGACAGGGGTATAATAATAGTTATG GCTGGGGGGGAAACCAGTCGTCTTGGGGGAATCAGCAGGGATATGGTTTATATCAGGGCTTCGGAGGACAGAACCAAGGCTCATACTCTGGATACAATGACATGAATTACTGA